The following are encoded in a window of Zymoseptoria tritici IPO323 chromosome 4, whole genome shotgun sequence genomic DNA:
- a CDS encoding MFS putative major facilitator superfamily transporter (major facilitator superfamily and sugar transporter superfamily, transmembranal), whose amino-acid sequence MGKIMKRDPDAPLEILNWRLWLCVFVFALMGAARGLDEGLIGTSATQPSFIKRYGLKDESLTKAQQADLKGNITSMVQMGSIAGALIAFLIVDRIGRLWATRQLCILWVAGIALFATNGSLGMLYAGRFVAGMGIGQTTVVAPSYLAEISPKANRGFCVGMFSGSVYLGIMIAYFASYGANKGIDSGTQLQWVVPNLLHIIFATIICIFSFFAIESPRWLFKVGRRDQAIANLAKIRGLPEDHWYVAAEVLDINDQLEREREATKGTKWYGVLRELVSSPANRYRLMLSLFSQLLGQWSGANSITIYAPEYFEMVGVTGTSTKLFSTAIFGVVKFISALLCAFYLIDRIGRKRSLMTGISLQLFAMFYMALFLVIDTGVDDPEGQTKSEKQAATVAIVMIYLSGFGWALGWNSIQYLINSEIYPLRLRAIGGSFAMTIHFVNQYGNSKAVPSMFLSLTTGGTMFFFSAVTAIGLVWAWFFLPELAGKSLESIDAVFALPWTQIGRHGKELTMDQGGAVENFGIAKGEDAEMVENVHVSVDKKA is encoded by the exons ATGGGGAAGATTATGAAGCGCGACCCGGATGCTCCGTTGGAGATCTTGAACTGGAGGCTCTG GCTATGTGTTTTCGTTTTCGCCCTTATGGGTGCAGCTCGAGG ACTCGATGAAGGCCTTATCGGAACCAGCGCAACCCAACCCAGTTTTATCAAGCGATATGGACTGAAGGACGAGTCCTTGACCAAGGCGCAGCAGGCTGACTTGAAGGGCAACATTACCTCGATGGTGCAGATGGGTTCTATTGCTGGAGCTCTGATCGCTTTCCTCATCGTGGACCGCATCGGCCGCCTGTGGGCAACCAGACAACTCTGTATATTGTGGGTTGCTGGCATTGCTCTCTT TGCTACGAATGGCAGTCTAGGGATGCTCTACGCGGGTCGCTTTGTTGCAGGTATGGGAATAGGACAAACCACTGTCGTGGCGCCTTCGTATCTGGCAGAAATCTCCCCGAAAGCCAACCGCGGATTTTGCGTCGGCATGTTCAGCGGGTCTGTCTACCTGGGAATCATGATTGCATACTTT GCTTCCTATGGCGCTAACAAAGG CATTGATTCGGGAACGCAACTCCAGTGGGTTGTTCCCAACC TGCTCCACATTATCTTCGCTACGATCATCTGtatcttctccttcttcgcgatTGAGTCTCCTCGATGGCTTTTCAAGGTTGGCAGACGGGACCAAGCCATTGCCAATCTTGCCAAGATCAGAGGTCTGCCAGAAGACCACTGGTACGTTGCGGCTGAGGTTCTGGACATCAACGATCAGCTGGAACGCGAGAGAGAAGCGACGAAGGGGACGAAGTGGTATGGCGTTCTCAGAGAGCTTGTTTCC TCGCCTGCCAACAGGTACAGATTGATGCTCTCGCTGTTCAGCCAACTTCTCGGACAGTGGTCTGGCGCCAACAGCATCACAATCTATGCGCCCGAGTACTTCGAGATG GTCGGTGTCACTGGAACCTCAACCAAGCTCTTCTCG ACTGCAATCTTCGGAGTTGTCAAATTCATATCCGCGCTTCTGTGCGCATTCTATCTGATTGACAGAATTGGCCGCAAGCGATCCCTCATGACTGGCATTTCGTTGCAGCTCTTTGCCATGT TCTACATGGCGCTCTTCCTGGTCATCGACACTGGAGTGGATGACCCCGAGGGTCAGACCAAGAGCGAGAAGCAAGCTGCGACGGTTGCTATTGTTATG ATCTATCTCTCGGGCTTCGGCTGGGCTTTG GGGTGGAACTCAATCCAGTATCTTATCAATTCGGAGATCTATCCGCTCAGGCTGAGAGCGATTGGAGGCTCGTTCGCTAT GACAATTCACTTCGTCAACCAATATGGCAATTCGAAAGCAGTACCTTCAATGTTCCTTTCTTTGACCACTGGTGGGAcgatgttcttcttctcggccGTTACGGCAATTGGATTAGTCTGGG CCTGGTTCTTCCTTCCCGAGCTCGCCGGAAAGAGTCTGGAGAGCATCGATGCG GTGTTCGCTCTACCGTGGACTCAGATTGGCCGCCATGGCAAAGAGCTTACGATGGATCAAGGCGGCGCTGTGGAGAACTTCGGCATTGCGAAAGGCGAGGACGCCGAGATGGTCGAGAACGTTCATGTGAGCGTGGACAAGAAGGCTTGA